ATAATATTCAAAAAAGAGGGACGCTTAAAATGAATAGAGGACAACTTGTAACTTTAGTAGTGGATGAGCCAATTTTTATAGAAGATATTCCTAAAGAAGAATTAAAAAACTTAAACACTAAAGTGAGAGATATTATCGTTAGAAATTTTGAAGCTGTATAGATAATTTTATAATAAAATTTACATAAAAAACCTATATTTTTATTGACAAGAGGATTCTAAAATGTTAATATGATATCAGTTATATGACTGACGGAACGTGGAATTAACCACATGAAGTATAACGATGATAATGCCGACCGTCTGGGCAAATAAGCCTAGATTGTCGGTTTTTTTATACATTTTTTTTGAAAGATCAAAAAAGATATCCAATATAATTGTTGACTTAATTTATAAGGAATGTTAAAATAAAATCATATTAAGATAATCAATGGGAAGTATAAATATTTTAAACAGTTAGTAAAACTGATATCATTCAGTTTTTAAATATTAAGTTTTTATTTTATGAGGAGGTATCATAATGAAATATTGGAATGGTTTTAAAGGAGACCTTTGGCAGAGAGAGATTAATGTAAGAGATTTTATCCAATGTAACTATACACCCTATGAAGGAGATGAATCTTTCTTAGTTAAATCCACTGAAAATACCAAGAAAGTATGGGATAAACTTACTGAAATGTTTAAAGAGGAAAGAGCAAAAGGTATTTACGACGCTGAAACTAAAAAACCTCAAGCTATTGATGCTTATGGACCTGGATATATAGAAAAAGATTCTGAAGTTATTGTTGGACTTCAAACTGATGCTCCTCTAAAAAGAGGTATTTATCCAAAGGGTGGACTTAGAATGGTAAAGAATTCTTTGGAAGCTTTTGGATATAAAATTGATCCAATGACAGAAGAAATATTTACTAAATATAGAAAAACTCACAATGAAGGAGTTTTCTCAGCATATACTGATGAAATGAAAGCAGCAAGAAAATCTGGAATAATAACTGGACTTCCTGATGCTTATGGAAGAGGAAGAATAATAGGAGATTACAGAAGAGTAGCTCTTTATGGAATAGATAGATTAATAGAAGATAAAAAAAATCAAATGAAATTGTTAGAAATTCCTGAGATGGATGATGAAACAATTAGAAGAAGAGAAGAAATTCATGAGCAGATACAAGCTTTAAAAAGCTTTGTAAAAATGTGTGCTTCTTATGGTTTTGATGTTTCAAGACCAGCAGAAAATGCCAAAGAAGCTGTACAATTTGTATATTTTGGATATCTTGCAGCAACTAAAGATCAAGATGGAGCAGCTATGTCATTAGGAAGAACTTCAACTTTTCTTGATGTTTATATTCAAAGAGATTTAGAAGCTGGACTTATAACAGAGGAAGAAGCTCAGGAACTTATAGATCAATTTATAATTAAATTGAGAATAATCAGATTCTTAAGAACTCCTGAATATGATGCACTATTTTCAGGGGATCCTACATGGACAACTGAGTCACTAGGAGGGCAGGGAGTAGATGGAAGAACTCTTGTAACTAAAACATCTTTCAGATATCTTCATACTCTATATAATTTAGGACCAGCTCCAGAACCAAATTTAACTGTTCTTTGGTCAGTAAATTCTCCAGAAAATTGGAAAAAATATTGTGCAAAAGTTTCGATAGATACATCTTCTATTCAATATGAAAATGATGATTTGATGAGACCTGAGTTTGGAGATGATTATGGAATAGCATGTTGTGTATCACCTATGAAAATAGGAAAAGGAATGCAGTTCTTTGGAGCTAGAGCAAATCTTGCAAAAACTCTTCTATATGCATTAAATGGAGGAAGAGATGAGAAAAGTGGAGCCCAAGTAGCACCTAAGTTTGCACCTGTAACTGGTGATTATTTAGAGTTCAATGAAGTAATGGAAAAATTTGAACAAATGATGAAATGGCTTGCAGGAGTGTATGTAAATGCTTTAAAAATAATTCATTATATGCATGACAAATATGCTTACGAAGCTTTTGAAATGGGACTTCATGATCTTGATATTGAAAGAACTCAGGCTACTGGAATAGCAGGACTTTCAATAGTAGCTGATTCACTTGCAGCTATCAGAGATACAAAAGTAAAGGTGATAAGAAATGAAGAAGGATTAATTGTAGATTTTGAAAGAGAAGGAAATTATGTTCCTTATGGAAATAATGAAGATTCTACAGATGAACTTGCTGTAAAAGTTACTGAAAAATTCATGGATTATCTGAGAACTCATGAAACTTACAGACATTCAAGAGCAACTCAATCTATCCTTACTATAACTTCAAATGTTGTATATGGTAAAAAAACAGGAAATACTCCTGATGGTAGAAGAGCAGGAACTCCATTTGCACCAGGAGCAAATCCAATGAATGGAAGAGATACTAGAGGAGCAATAGCTTCACTTGCATCAGTTGCAAAACTTCCATTCCATCATTCAAATGATGGAATATCATATACATTTGCAATAGCTCCAGGAGCATTAGGAAAGACTAGAGAAGACAGAGTTGATAATCTTGTTTCTATGATGGACGGTTATTTTACTCCAGAGGGAGGACAACATCTTAATGTCAATGTTTTTGACAGAGAATTGCTAGAAGATGCAATGGAAAACCCTGAAAAATATCCACAACTTACAATAAGAGTATCTGGTTATGCAGTAAACTTTGTAAGATTGACAAGGGAGCAGCAGTTGGATGTACTTTCAAGAACAATTAATGGAAGAATGTAATTTGAAATAATATAAAATAAATTAAAGAGACTGATTCAAACTTGGGAAAAGACTTTCAATTTTGAATCGGTCTTTTCTTTAAATATATGATATACTAGAATAAAGGTTCAAAGTAAGTAAAGAGTGTATAACAAAAAGATTTAATGAAAAATAGAATCGAAGTTAAAATAAAAAAGGGATAATCAAATATCTCTCAAAGGAGATGGAAATATGAATAGAATTGGAAATATACATTCATATGAGAGTTTTGGAACAGTAGATGGACCTGGAATAAGATTTGTACTTTTTCTTCAAGGCTGTCCATTAAGATGTAAATTTTGTCATAATCCTGATACATGGAATATATCAGATGAAAAAATAAGAGAGAGGGCAGTGGAAACTTTTGAGAAAGTAAAAAAATATAAAGGATATTTTGGAAAAAAAGGAGGACTTACTGTAACAGGGGGAGAACCTTTCCTTCAAGCTGATTTTATTCTTGAACTTTTTAAACTTTGTAAGGAAGATGGAATAAATACAGTGGTAGATACTTCTGGATATATTTTTAATGAAAAAGTAAAAGAGGTATTAGAATATACAGATCTTGTACTTTTAGATATAAAAGCTATTGATGAAAAAGTATATAAAGAACTTACAGGAGTAGAACTTGAAAATACCCTGAAATTTGCTCAATATTTGAAAGAAAAAGGGAAAAGAGTTTGGATAAGACATGTAATAGTTCCTGGAATTACAGATAATGATGAACTTTTGAATAGATTAGCAGAGTATGTATCTAATTTAGATAATGTAGAAAAAGTTGAACTGCTTCCATATCATAAACTTGGAGAATTTAAATATAAAGAACTGGGAATGAAATATGTTCTGGAAGGAGTAGAAGAACTTTCTAAAGAAAGACTTGAGAATGCTGTTACTATATTTCAAAAATATAATTTGAAAGTTAATTAGGAAAAAACTGCTTTTTTCTTGTAAAAGTGATATAATAATCAATAGAAGAAAGAAGAAAAAAGGAGGAACTGAATGGTAATTTTAGGAATAGAGAGTTCTTGTGATGAAACTTCAATAGCTATATTAAAAGATGGAAAAGAGATATTATCTAATAAAATATCTTCCCAAATAGAGATACACAAGGAATATGGAGGGGTAGTGCCTGAAATAGCATCAAGACAGCATATAAAAAATATTGCTGCTATATTGGATGAAGCATTAGAAGAAGCAAAAATAACTCTTGATGATATTGATTACATAGCAGTAACTTATGCACCAGGGTTAATTGGAGCTCTTTTAGTAGGAGTATCTTTTGCAAAGGGACTTTCATATGCTCATGATATACCAATAATACCAGTACACCATATAAAAGGGCATATGTATGCCAATTTTTTAGAGCATAATATAGAGCTTCCATGTATAGCTCTTGTTGTATCTGGAGGACATACTAATATTGTATATATGGATGAAAATCATAAGTTTACAAATATGGGAGGAACTCTTGATGATGCAGTGGGAGAGAGCTGTGATAAAGTGGCAAGGGTGCTTGGATTAGGATATCCTGGTGGACCTATTGTAGATAAAATGTATTATTTAGGAGATAGAAATTTTCTGCAAATAACAGAACCAAAAGTTGGGGAATATGATTTCAGTTTTTCAGGAATAAAAACTGCTGTAATTAATTTTGTAAATAAAATGAATATGAAAAATGAAGAGTTTAGGAAGGAAGATTTAGCAGCTTCATTTTTAGGAAAAGTTGTAGATATTCTTTGCAAGAAAACTTTAAAAGCAGCTAAAGATAAAAATGTAAAAACGATAATACTTGCAGGAGGAGTTGCAGCAAATTCTTTATTAAGAAGTCAGCTTACTGAGCAGGGAGCAAAACTAGGAATAAAAGTTTATTATCCATCAATGAAGCTTTGCACAGATAATGCGGCTATGATAGCAGAAGCAGCATATTATAAATTAAAATGTACAGATAATAAAGCTGATTGTTTTGCAGGGCTGGAATTAAATGGAGTAGCAACATTAGATGTAACTAAAGATTTATATTAAAAAATAAGAAAAAAGTCAAAAGTTCCAGAAGGGATAACTTTTGGCTTTTTTTATGAAAAAATTAAAAATTTTTATTTGTTTTAAAGTAATAAATATTACATTTTAAATAAAAAATGTAAAAAATATTACAAAAACTATTGCAATTTTTTTATGAATAAGGTATAATCAATTAAAATTAAGAGGTGATTGTATGGAAATTTATATTATTAATATAATAAAAGAACAATATGGTGAATTAACGAAAAGTTTTAAAGTGATGGCAGATTTTATTTTTGAGAATATTACTCAAATTCCATTTTTATCAATAAAGGAAATATCAGAAATTACGGGATTAAGTTCAGCTACTATTATAAGATTTACACAGTATTTTAAATTTAAAGGATATCCAGAATTTCAAAAAAATATTCAGGAAATATTGAAAAAAGAAATAACGCCAATGAAAGAATTTAAAGAATCTATTTTACAAACTGGAGAAGAAGAAACATTGTTAGATGATGTAATCTTACAAAATATAGAGATTTTAAAAAAACTTCCAAATGAAAATTTAAAAGAAAATTTTAAAAAAGCATTAGAAATTATAGAAAATTCCGGCAAAATTTATATAGTTTCAAGTAGATCTTCATATTCTTTAGGATATTATTTTTACTTTATGTTAAAAGAATTTAAAGAGAATGTTGAAATAATAATTTCTGGAACTGAAGATTATACACATAAGTTACTTTACTTAAAAGAAAATGATGTATTATTTACAATTTCGTTTCATGCTTATACTGATTTTACTTATAAAATAGCTCAATTTTTTAAGAAAAGAAATAATAAAATAATTTGTCTAACAGACACTTTAACTTCACCATTTGCGTTGATTTCTGATTGTGCCCTTTTGAGTAAAAATGGAGAAAAAACATATTCCTTTGTAGGAGCAATGACAATTTTAAATGCTCTTTGTATAAAATTAGCTAAATTAAATAAAGAAAATACTTTAGAAAGTTTAGAAAAATTAAAGGAAATTGCTATGGAAATGAAAGTTTATCTATAGAAAATAACATATAAATTAAAGGGAGGAGTTTTTATGATTTTTGATTTACCACCAATTTTGGGATTTTTGCCACTTATACTTTATATTTATTTAATGTTAAAAGGTAAAGATATGAATCTATCTGTTCTTCTTTGTGTTTTACTTGGAGCTATTATGACTGGAGAAAGTGTTATAGGCTTTGGGGAAACCTTGAAAAACTCTCTCAGCTCATTTTTATCTTTAATAGGATTTATAATTGTTCTTGGATCAGGACTTGGAGAAGTGCTAACTCATACAAAAGTCGCTCAAAACATTGTGTATTTTGTTGTAGAAAAAACAAATATAAAAACTGAAAAACAAGCAATTTTAATATCTATGGTCACTTGTACTTTATTAGTTTCTATGTTGGGAACTTTATCTGGTTCTGTTGCAATTGTAGCACCAATATTAATACCAATTGTAGCTTGTTTAGGATTGACTCCCAGTACATTGGGAGTTATATTTCATGGAGCTGCAGCCACAGGTCTTCAAATTGGACCATTTGTTCCACCAGTTGCAACAATAATGGGACTTACAGGATTAACTTATTCCAAATTTATGATAAATGCAGGTATTCCAATGGGAACTATAATATGGGTTTCAACATATTTTATGGCTTGTCATACTCAAAAATTAACTAGAGGTAAGGAAAACTTTAGTGAAAGTGAAACTAAGGCAAGTGATTTTAAAGCTACACCAATAGTGAATAGAGCAACATTTGCATTTATAGGAACTATGGTTGTAATGCTTGTTTATGGTATTATGGCAAAAGCAGGAGCTTCTTATGCAATAGTTGTTATGCTTACAGCAGCTCTAGTTACAGGTCTTTCGGCTGGAATGAGTTTAACAGATGCTATAAAAAAATTAGTAGAAGGATCTTCTAAAATGTATTGGATGTTTTTTATGTTTATTTTGTTTGATCCATTTTTAAATTATGTAGCTAAATCAGGGGCTTTTGAATCAATTTCTAATTATATGAAACCGTTAATTGATGCTGGAGGAGTAGGAGCATTTTTAGTTATTGCAGCAGCAATAGGTGTTTTTGGAATTTCAGGAGCAGGGGTTGCTCAAGCTCAGATAACACATGAATTATTTTTGCCATTAGTCATATCTATGTCAGTAAATATGGGAATATGGTCATTTATAGTGTTAGTTGCTTGTCAAGTAACATTTTTTGTTAGCCCTACTGTTGATATGGTTGGAACTATGGGATTAGCACATTCTAAAAATATAAAAGCAATGTTAAAAAATGGTTGGTGCATAACTATTGTGACCTTTATAGTAGTTATTATCAGAGCTATTCTCTATGCTAAAGGAATATAAAAATAATAGTTTTATGTATTAAATTTTATTTTAATTTCTTATCAAAAGATAGAAGGAGGAATTTAAATGTTAAATTTTGCACTTTTACAAACAAATATAAAATTTTGTGATGCTGAGTATAATTTTAAGAATGTTAAAAACTTATTTAAAGAAGCAATGAAATATAAACCTACTCCAGATGTTGTAGTTTTACCTGAAGATTGGAGTTATGGTTTTTCTGATAAAATGTTTCATGATATGGAAAATTATTGTGAAGCTGAAAATGGACCATCAGTGAGTATTTTAAAAGAATTAGCAAAAGAATACAAAGTGTTTGTAGTTGCAGGATCAATTGCTACTAAGAGCTCTAAAGATGGAAAGATAAGAAATACCACTTTTCTTATTAATAGAAATGGAGAAATAATAGCTGATTATAGCAAAATGCATCTATATAGTGATATGGATGAAAATTTTATGATTGAATCAGGAAATAAAGCAGAAGTTGTAGAAACAGAGATAGGAAAATTTGGATTTATGATATGCTATGATATTAGATTTTGTGAGCTTTCAAGGATATATGCACTTAAAGGTGCTGAAGCTATAATAGTTACCTCAGATTTCCCAAATCCTAGAGTAAATCATTGGAGAACTTTGTTACAAGCGAGAGCTATAGAAAATCAAATGTTTGTTATTGCATGCAATCGTGTAGGAGAAAGTCCTATGGGAAGTTATTGTGGACATTCATTAATTATAGATCCTTGGGGAGAAATAATAGCTGAAGGAGGAGAAAAAGAAGAGATAATTCATGGAAGTGTTGATCTTTCTGTAATACATAATATAAGGGAGACTATACATGTTTTTAGAGATAGACATCCTGAATTTTATGAAAAAGAGGGATTGGTAAAAAAATAATAGAAAATATTTAATTATAAACCGCCACTATATGTGGTGGTTTATAATTTGTTTAGTAACTAAAAAAAAGAGAATTTTAATTTTTTATCTAAATATAAATGATTTATAAATTTAGGAGAAAAATATGAATAATAAATTTAAAGAAAAATTTGAAAAAAATTACTAGAAATATTAAAAAATATGACAATAAGAAATATGGAATAATTATAAAAAGTTTAGAAAGTGAATTTTTTTTAAAAGTTGGAAATATGGAAGCATATCCAGCAGCAAGTCTAATTAAATTGCCAATTCTTTATGAATTATTTAATAACTCAAAATATAATTTAGATGAAAAGATAGAAATTACTTTAAAGGATAAGGTAGGAGGTTTTGGAATTATTCAATATTTACATAATAATGTAAAACTTAGCTTAAGGGATTTAGCTATATTAATGATAATTTTAAGTGATAATACAGCCACAAATATATTGATAGATATTTGTGGAATGGACAATATAAATTTTACACTTAAAAAATTAGGATTAAAAGATACAAAACTTCGAAGAAAAATGATGGACTTAAAAAGTAAAAACATGGGATTAGATAATTATACTTCTCCTTATGATATGATAAAATTATTAGAAGTTTTAAATAAAAATGAAGAAATTATTTCTATAATGAAAAAACAGTTATGCAATAATAAAATTTCACATTTTATTGAAAAGAAAATAGATTTTGCACATAAAACAGGTGACTTGCCACAAATAGAGCATGATGTTGGAATATTTGATATAGAGGATAAAAAAATAATTGTAGTAGTTATGACAAAAAATTTTGAAAATAGAGATGAAATAGAATTAAATAATAAAGTGGGAGAATTTATTTATAACTTTATTAAAGAATGGAATGAATGGTAGTAAAGATTATTTTATAAATGAGGTAGATTATGATTGAAAATGAATATATAGAAAAGTTGATAAATGAAACTTTTGATGAAATGCTGCTTTTTAGGAGAGAAATCCATAAATATCCTGAACTTAGTAATGATGAAAAAGAAACATCTAAAAAAATAATAAAAATATTAAAAAAAATAATATTAATAATTTAAAATTAAATTCTTTAAATTATGGGATTATGGGACAAATAAATTTATATAAAAATAAAAAAACTTTACTTTTAAGAGCTGATATGGATGCCTTGCCTTTGGCAGAAGAAACAAATTTGGTATATTCTTCTCAAAATAATCATGTTATGCATGCTTGTGGACATGACTTTCATGCAGCCATTTTATTGGGTTCTCTTGTTATTTTAAATAAATTAAAAGAAAAATTAAATGGAAATGTTAGATTTATGTTTCAACATGCTGAAGAAAATTCACCTATTGGTGGAGCAAAAGAAATGATTAGTTTAGGAATTTTAGAAGAGGTAGATGAGGCATATGCTATGCATGTGTTAGGAATTCCATTAGGAAAAATAGAGATTTGTCCTGGAGTTGCAACAGCAAAATCAGATAGATTTAAAATAAAAATATCAGGAAAAAGTTGTCATGGATCTTTACCAAATGAAGG
Above is a window of Fusobacterium varium DNA encoding:
- the pflA_2 gene encoding Pyruvate formate-lyase 1-activating enzyme, translated to MNRIGNIHSYESFGTVDGPGIRFVLFLQGCPLRCKFCHNPDTWNISDEKIRERAVETFEKVKKYKGYFGKKGGLTVTGGEPFLQADFILELFKLCKEDGINTVVDTSGYIFNEKVKEVLEYTDLVLLDIKAIDEKVYKELTGVELENTLKFAQYLKEKGKRVWIRHVIVPGITDNDELLNRLAEYVSNLDNVEKVELLPYHKLGEFKYKELGMKYVLEGVEELSKERLENAVTIFQKYNLKVN
- a CDS encoding Citrate transporter codes for the protein MIFDLPPILGFLPLILYIYLMLKGKDMNLSVLLCVLLGAIMTGESVIGFGETLKNSLSSFLSLIGFIIVLGSGLGEVLTHTKVAQNIVYFVVEKTNIKTEKQAILISMVTCTLLVSMLGTLSGSVAIVAPILIPIVACLGLTPSTLGVIFHGAAATGLQIGPFVPPVATIMGLTGLTYSKFMINAGIPMGTIIWVSTYFMACHTQKLTRGKENFSESETKASDFKATPIVNRATFAFIGTMVVMLVYGIMAKAGASYAIVVMLTAALVTGLSAGMSLTDAIKKLVEGSSKMYWMFFMFILFDPFLNYVAKSGAFESISNYMKPLIDAGGVGAFLVIAAAIGVFGISGAGVAQAQITHELFLPLVISMSVNMGIWSFIVLVACQVTFFVSPTVDMVGTMGLAHSKNIKAMLKNGWCITIVTFIVVIIRAILYAKGI
- the pflB gene encoding Formate acetyltransferase encodes the protein MKYWNGFKGDLWQREINVRDFIQCNYTPYEGDESFLVKSTENTKKVWDKLTEMFKEERAKGIYDAETKKPQAIDAYGPGYIEKDSEVIVGLQTDAPLKRGIYPKGGLRMVKNSLEAFGYKIDPMTEEIFTKYRKTHNEGVFSAYTDEMKAARKSGIITGLPDAYGRGRIIGDYRRVALYGIDRLIEDKKNQMKLLEIPEMDDETIRRREEIHEQIQALKSFVKMCASYGFDVSRPAENAKEAVQFVYFGYLAATKDQDGAAMSLGRTSTFLDVYIQRDLEAGLITEEEAQELIDQFIIKLRIIRFLRTPEYDALFSGDPTWTTESLGGQGVDGRTLVTKTSFRYLHTLYNLGPAPEPNLTVLWSVNSPENWKKYCAKVSIDTSSIQYENDDLMRPEFGDDYGIACCVSPMKIGKGMQFFGARANLAKTLLYALNGGRDEKSGAQVAPKFAPVTGDYLEFNEVMEKFEQMMKWLAGVYVNALKIIHYMHDKYAYEAFEMGLHDLDIERTQATGIAGLSIVADSLAAIRDTKVKVIRNEEGLIVDFEREGNYVPYGNNEDSTDELAVKVTEKFMDYLRTHETYRHSRATQSILTITSNVVYGKKTGNTPDGRRAGTPFAPGANPMNGRDTRGAIASLASVAKLPFHHSNDGISYTFAIAPGALGKTREDRVDNLVSMMDGYFTPEGGQHLNVNVFDRELLEDAMENPEKYPQLTIRVSGYAVNFVRLTREQQLDVLSRTINGRM
- the gcp gene encoding t(6)A37 threonylcarbamoyladenosine biosynthesis protein; this encodes MVILGIESSCDETSIAILKDGKEILSNKISSQIEIHKEYGGVVPEIASRQHIKNIAAILDEALEEAKITLDDIDYIAVTYAPGLIGALLVGVSFAKGLSYAHDIPIIPVHHIKGHMYANFLEHNIELPCIALVVSGGHTNIVYMDENHKFTNMGGTLDDAVGESCDKVARVLGLGYPGGPIVDKMYYLGDRNFLQITEPKVGEYDFSFSGIKTAVINFVNKMNMKNEEFRKEDLAASFLGKVVDILCKKTLKAAKDKNVKTIILAGGVAANSLLRSQLTEQGAKLGIKVYYPSMKLCTDNAAMIAEAAYYKLKCTDNKADCFAGLELNGVATLDVTKDLY
- a CDS encoding DNA-binding transcriptional repressor RpiR, whose amino-acid sequence is MEIYIINIIKEQYGELTKSFKVMADFIFENITQIPFLSIKEISEITGLSSATIIRFTQYFKFKGYPEFQKNIQEILKKEITPMKEFKESILQTGEEETLLDDVILQNIEILKKLPNENLKENFKKALEIIENSGKIYIVSSRSSYSLGYYFYFMLKEFKENVEIIISGTEDYTHKLLYLKENDVLFTISFHAYTDFTYKIAQFFKKRNNKIICLTDTLTSPFALISDCALLSKNGEKTYSFVGAMTILNALCIKLAKLNKENTLESLEKLKEIAMEMKVYL
- the ramA gene encoding (R)-stereoselective amidase; its protein translation is MLNFALLQTNIKFCDAEYNFKNVKNLFKEAMKYKPTPDVVVLPEDWSYGFSDKMFHDMENYCEAENGPSVSILKELAKEYKVFVVAGSIATKSSKDGKIRNTTFLINRNGEIIADYSKMHLYSDMDENFMIESGNKAEVVETEIGKFGFMICYDIRFCELSRIYALKGAEAIIVTSDFPNPRVNHWRTLLQARAIENQMFVIACNRVGESPMGSYCGHSLIIDPWGEIIAEGGEKEEIIHGSVDLSVIHNIRETIHVFRDRHPEFYEKEGLVKK